The following is a genomic window from Episyrphus balteatus chromosome 1, idEpiBalt1.1, whole genome shotgun sequence.
TCGATTTCCCGGGATTGATGAGATATCCATCAAGTTTTATGgtaaatgtatttatatttttttttattcgctcTTACCAatgaaatatttgcattttatttttctatacacaaaaaaaaagaatatttaataaaaataacgatccgataaataattttcttgattttaagaaataaaacaagtttaaaataaatattatattatttgataaaaaatgtatttttaatattttggttcACCATTGGCAGGTGTAAGTttatcagaaataaaaaaaaaaaaaaaacaaacggaagtaggattggttttgtttttaacgAACAATGCAATTTGGTTGCAATCACGATtcctattttcaaaaatgtagcATTAAATCCATTCATCTGCGGCTATATGTACAAAGGATCCATATTTTTACTAAAGACGTGTAAATAATGatctaatatttctttttcaactttttaatggGTTTATTAGATGAATTATAGCGGGGAGTCTCACCACCTACGAAGATGTTAACTTTTACACGTTGACTTCCATAGAATAAACTATGGCATATATGAACCTCTACCTCTAAGAAAGCTTTTAGTTTGGAAATGATAACTTTATGCATTGGAAAAGTCTTTGTGAACTCAGTCCCCTTTACTTCGCTGTTCTACTGCATTTGAACATTTTCTATAAACAAGGAaatttaactgatttaatgGCCAGCTCGAACAAAAAGAAAAGGGGCGGTACTAACGTATTTTTTCGCtccactttaaataaaaataattttttattatttttgttatttttcttcgttattggTACTAATGTATTTCTACATTTCTTAAAAGAATTGATCAATTGTTATTTAGAGGGATAGTGTTTTTGACGCAGTTAGTGCTTCATCAATATAAGTAAACGTAACATATATTATTAATTCCTATCACTTAAGTGTTCGAAAAACAACTGAAAGTTTGCTTTCCTGAAGTCAGGAAAATATGAGCAATGGATtgtacactagcccaaaaaaaattaaaggaacacaaaaaattcgtgatttttttttagtgattttcgataggctgtatctccgtaaaaaatgattgaatcaggacaaaacaaaaagctacattcttcttgttttagaatttcataaaaaaaatagctaaatcataggaacttttcaaaaaccaaaattttccatttttttatttttatttttctcttatgtcgttttcgattggctctccggaagggtccggaatcattcagaagccttctgaaagtgttttattcacacgaatatgacaggcagaacgcttctcagaatagaaattctcttcttgatttcaaaacagaattcaaatcagaattcactcacatgtcaaaaataaaacactcaatcagtgtttttttgtttttcattcaacaatttattgttttctgaaatttaaatatatatataaatatatatatataattacaAATCAAAAATGGATACATTAATGGGTTAATAACCATTTACTTCAAATAATAATTCATAACTTTCCAACTCTAACGCCATACCTTtcgtttgcaagaaaaaaaataatacaaatatttgacatttgaaatttcagagaaataaaaaaaaaaacagaattgagtggaagcgatttgacctgttccattcgatttcagaatgagtcaaatcttgagtgaaaccaatcgaaaacgacattaaaaaagtgggaaattttttctaattaaatgataattatttttagaaaggctatttatttagcttcaagattctttttgtttgaaacttctacgattttttttagactgcgaaatcagtcatcaaaccaaaaaccacactcttgactttgactatcaataccTCAACAACGAATCACTGTTAAATTCAAGGATACAGAAACAGTGAAACAGTCTttagattcggtttcagcgacccaaagaAAACAACATATTTTTCACCTACAGGCCAGATTTTTTTGCTGTGTATCTACACCTCTACACTCTACAAAACATAGAACAGTGTTTAGGAAAAAAATCTGAAGTcacagtatttaaaaaaaaatttattaggtACGAGTAATATGAAAAAGATGGTTCATTATATCTACTAGTTAAATATTTACAATTATTATACAATAGTTATTTATCAAAACCAAATTCATATCAATTTGTTAATCAAACATAATGCTTCCcaccgtaaaaaaaaattgataaatttgacTCTTAACATTTGCTTTCCGGTATGTCAAGACTAACAAACTTGAAAAATGTATGGCAAAATTTGAACGATGAACTCTTTCTACAGTCTTCAAATAtttgttcatattatttttttgaattcaacaagaagtcttaaaaatatttcaaaaaatgtgtACATCACATGAAAAACAATAGTTATTTACAAAGCATCcttaacacaaaattaaaattaaacttgtaattttatataaattaggCACATTAAAAATCTTTGCTACAGTCTTTATGAAGTTTTATTATCGACCAGCGAATTTAAATATTCCGTTCGAAGTCTTTGTGTAATTCTGTGTCCAATTTTCATCCGGATCCATTCAGGTACAATTTTACTAATGGCATacttttagaaaaacaaaaaattaaaatttaataaaaaagttacattGGTAAAATATCGTAAACTTTACCTGAAGACCATGGGTCCAATAGCCTGTAGTTTCACTAGTCCTTCCTAACGTGAACACCGCCGATTGAGTAAAACTCTTAACATCTGGTATAAGAAAGCCTCCACTCATAACCTTCTTTGAATACTGATTCATTTTTGTAACCAAAAATAATGGTGTAACACATTGTACAGTGATTCCATATTCGTTAAGTTCTTCTTGCAAAGCTAATGTAAGACTTTTAACATATTTCTGCAatggacaaaaaaataattttcaatttctttaacaAAAGATCAAATAACTCACCTTTGTTGCTGAATAAACTGCCATATAAGGCAATGGTTGTAGCTCACTTCCGGATGATATATTAACAATGGCACCTTTTCCGTTCTTTTTCATTTGATCAATCAACATTCGGCACATCATTGTACATGCTGCAACATTGATGTTAATTAAATCCCATAAAATATCTTCAGGCACCTTTGCTAGCTCATCTGGATAATCGTACATTTTGCCAACATTATTAACTGTAATTAAAAGAAGGTAAACATTTGAATGTTGGGAATTTTTAATTACCTCTTCTTTGACATAATAAATAATTACATGGTACAATTGTTGTTGTAACAACATGATATAGTAACCGTGGTAAAGTAATGTTGCCACCtcgaaataaaaatgaaatagtaAACATGAAGTATTGCAGAATTGCAGAGGAAAGGCAAAATGAAACCTCAAAAAGGTTAAATTGTAGCCATGAAAGCATTTGGTAAGGTCTGGTCTCAAAGACAAGGTTGATCGAAGAACGGTAGACACTATAAATTTCTTTAGGGCTTAAACAGTTTATGTGTAATTTGGAGGCTGAAGCTTTAATTGGACCTTATAACGGCCTTGTGAAGTATTTCATGAACTACTATTACCCATATCTTTTAGTAGTTAAATTAGTAGTAAGTTTTTTAGTAGTTAAATTAGAttgaataagttttatttcgatattttttttttgttgctcccaGATATTTTAGAGTTGGGATATAGCTTTGTACTTTGGCGGAAAAAGAGAAACAATGAGGGGTTGCAaaatttcagttaaaaaaaacccAAGGTTTTtgtgatggaaaaaaaaaatcaatttaaaaaaaataagacccACCTAAAATACCAACTGGTATCCCATCCAATTCTTTTCGAATGTGTTCATAAACTTCTTTTCCTTTGGCGAAATCAGCAACAATCCATTTGGTCTTGACTTTAAATTCCAATTCTGTAATGAGTTTGTGTTTATTAATTAAgattaattgcaataatttacaaatatgtatatcatttcaaatttatttaccaATCTCTTTTGCAACATCGATCAACTTTTTTTCTGTCCTCGATATGAGTACAACATTAATTCCTCTCTTGGCCAATTCTTTCGCATATTCCTTACCAATGCCATCAGTTGAACCAGTAATTActacaagaagaagaagaaaaaaaaaagaaatattaaatttatattaaataaaaaatatcaatgacTTGCACACATTAAGCGCGAATTCACATTTTCGTAGTTATTAATTCTATAATAAATGGTTTTAACCTGATTAAAGTACAAACGTGATTTAAGTGgttattttgtaactttatcaaatatttttacaactaCCAATAGATATGTATAAATgtgtaataaattaaaattttttttaaaaacggatattggatatttaatttaaagtaatttatgggtagatgattttcaaaaagaaaagaaacaataaaGTAATAGATAATGACTTTAAGGTAATAGAGTGATATCACTTCAATTCTATTTATGAGTGATTTTGATACAATGTTATGTTAGCACTTAAAGTTTTTAGGGTGCATCATGCCAAGTCATAACTAAGGTTATCAGATATGCTGATTTATGGCTAAAAGATCGACATTTCATTTGGCTACAGAAAAATAAATGTGGTGACGTGTACAAGTTGATAACAAAAATGGGGATTTTGAGTTTGAACCAAAATccaagtatatttttttcaattttatatttttttaaattctattttcttAATGCAGCCATTGTAATTATGCTCATTGTAAATATGGATTTTTGTCCTATTCCTAAACAACTATGCCAAACGTACTCGATTTTAAGGTTAAAGTTTCTTTAAAGgttgaaaatttgtaaatttattggaatattcaatagaataattttaatttaatttaagcattaattaaattaaaaattgaattaataaataaaaattaataattaaaaaatataagaaaaatataaaaagtgttttttaacatcacgaaaacacttttttaaattattttaacgcCCTCCAAACGAAGTATGATGACATTTGGTTTCTCagataacaaagaattttttatttagttttttgaaattgttggagtcgttttaagaaaaatagtttcacatttacaaaaacaaatttatatgtcATTCTGAAGATAAAATTAATCCATAGAtataaacgaaatttcaaaaaattttacagactaattttcaaaatattgatttttcaaaaaaaaaaaaaaaaataattctgtttGTCGAATCCAAAAATAAGGGATACAAAAacgttttagtaaaagaatgcTAGAATATAGTCCCTCCATCTGATTATTTAAATGTAGTTCACTATTTTTACAGTAATATTTCTAGCACAAGTAGGCCAGTTAATGGGTAATTTTGCCCTTCAAAAGGTGTAATCGCATCAACTTTTCACATGTTGACTCTACATACATACACATCtaccaaaaatcaaaacaaccaGATTTAAGGCAGGGTCCTGCTCTACCAGAAACGACTGTACTTactataaaaattcataaattaattattctGACCCTATACTCGTAGCTACCCTACCTTTCTCATATTTATTATTCGAAGCTCAAAATCTTCTCAAAATACTAGTTTCACACAAATGTATTCATAACCATAATAACAGTTTTTATATGCTGAAATATTTGGAATGGAGGTTATAATATTGGCCGTTAATTTGGATCCTTTAACAAAATAGAAGCAAATTATTCAAGTTCTTGtcttgtttataaatttttttcctattttttctcCGACGTTTCGAAAGATGTTTCAATCTTTTTCAAGACGTTCATCATCGAAATTTTTCGATgatttgaaacgtctttttcacgacttcaaattttttgagatttaaaaatatttaaaattaaaacaaataaattttaacaagtTCTTAAGATTAAATTCTTAAGGTTAGAAGACAGAATACTCTACCTGAAGAAGAAACGTTGgagaaaaaataggaaaaaatttataaacaagacctgaagcccacttaggattgaatttgaattaaaaaaaggtcaacaaaattattgaagcaaattatttttaactttataacttgttttcaatttttttttcaacgttaGATATCATCAGGCCTTATCTTTAAAGCAAATAAAAGATTCAATCTGCCCTTCAAAGACTGCAaacaaacatataaaagtatgaTCATCACTTCATCCGATTTGCAATCTGACGAACTTTATATAAATGGAAAAGTAAACCCGACTGACCCACATACCTTTTCCACTCTGCCATTTTGGCACTCAGCCATATAAGTCTTTTCATGGAATTGCATCTTGCTGCATTTTTGCAGCTAAATTTACCACTTGCATCctgcaaaaattcaagaaaagcTGGCTTTAAtgtctgcagaaaaaaaaaaaatagaaaaatctcgTTTCGGAGTATGGCCAACCAAAACCGCAAAACAACCAGTTTTGCGAATTATGCAAGTGCAatcttcaaatagtttttttttttttaatttttatttatccaAGCAAAAATTGCAGACTCTTGTTGTtgatgaggttttttttttgtgtgcatttTGTATGCAATTTAATGATCACACGGTAGCGGGTAGCTCACTTACTAGTTGCATCAAAAGGAAATATTGACCAACAACTTCTACCACTGACCAGTTTATCGTCGATCAGGTAGTCATTTGAGCTGCTAATGTGTTATATTGCATAGTATTGTTTGGCGGAGCCAATGTAAACTGtgagttttttaaatgaaattgaaattgcaCAGTGCAGTAGCTTAGATGACTTAATATGTATCTGTTACTTGGTAAATAAACTGGGAATGTGTGGTTAAGAGTTTGTTAAAtatctaat
Proteins encoded in this region:
- the LOC129905154 gene encoding inactive hydroxysteroid dehydrogenase-like protein 1 — its product is MIENLLNILRIGILLDYWKTFIYFIGIYALSIYLYDNFKSVISIIKSILEPYFQPNSQKSLIEKYGKWAVITGSTDGIGKEYAKELAKRGINVVLISRTEKKLIDVAKEIELEFKVKTKWIVADFAKGKEVYEHIRKELDGIPVGILVNNVGKMYDYPDELAKVPEDILWDLININVAACTMMCRMLIDQMKKNGKGAIVNISSGSELQPLPYMAVYSATKKYVKSLTLALQEELNEYGITVQCVTPLFLVTKMNQYSKKVMSGGFLIPDVKSFTQSAVFTLGRTSETTGYWTHGLQYAISKIVPEWIRMKIGHRITQRLRTEYLNSLVDNKTS